The Hypomesus transpacificus isolate Combined female chromosome 12, fHypTra1, whole genome shotgun sequence genome segment CAACATGATAGAACCTGGCTTAGCGGAGGACCATCAACATGATAGAACCTGGCTCGGCTGAGGAACATCAACACGATAGAACCTGGCTCAGCTGGAGAACATCAATATGATAGAACCTGGCTCAGCGGAGGACCATCAACATGATAGAACCTGGCTCGGCTGAGGAACATCAATCTCACATGGACATCAGACAGGCCTTGAGCCCCGGCTAGTCATCAGGACAGCAGACATGGTCGCATTAGCGGGCGCCACCGTGCACATGTAATATTCATAACAACAGCAATCTCcattactgtctgtgtgtgtgtgcaactgaGCGGAAGAGAGAAGTGGGTGTCCCTATGTGCATGagtaggaggaagagaaaggctgCGTGTGTGTTCCTTGGTGTATTGATTTTGGTCAAGGCTTATTATGGATTTACTGTAACCTCTTGACAAGTATGGTACGGTACAGTATACAGGTATAAGTGTAATGTGTGGCCTGTTTACGTGTGATCAGTACATGTGTGTTTTTAGCATGTAACCTGTACATGTGTTCATAGCATGTGAGAAACGTGTGCATGTTCTCACCGTGTCTCCTGGCTTGACGGAAACGGCTACAACTGAACCGGGCATCGGTGAGCGCAGGAGGCTGCTGGTGTCTTCTGGAACCTTCTCTGGCATGTAGGAACTCAGCGCGGCGGCCAGCTTACTCAAGACACGCACCTtgaactgcaaacacacacgcgtgcgcgcACGAGCAAAGGAGTTACTTACACTGTCCAGAAGATGGCGGTGACAATCTCTCACCCCCTACgcctacacacgcacaaactcctcacaaccccacacacacacacacctccatcagcTACCCGACAGTTCATCCATCTAACTTTGCTTGTACACTCTTGAGCAACTCATTAAGTGGCTGTTTAATTAAACGTGGGCAGTTCTGAGTGGGTTGCCTTGGCCTCGTTAAACTGTGGTTGTATGCTAATTGCATGCTAATTAGAACAAGGAGACTGCTCCGAGCCAGGAACTGAGAGGGAGCacgaccgtgtgtgtgtgtgtatgtgtgtgtgtgtgtatgcgtgtatcgTGTCTACGTGACTTCCGAAACTTTGTCAGAGCTCGGTTCTCCACAGCTGAAAATTCCCCAACCTCCTCCTCAAAACATGAACATAagtcatccctcctctccccccgtcCGGGCTGAGGGGACCCGCTGCGCTCTTGAATGGGGACCCGTCGAGGGACGCTGAGGCCCCAAAGAGCTCCACAGCCGATGGGGGAAACACGCGCCTTCCAGGAATTCATTGGAGGAAGCCGCAGGCCACTCAGACACGCGTCCGCATACAAATATAGcaatgagagagtgtgtgtgtgtgtgcgcgcatcaCCCCAAGtcaagaagggagggaaggaggaagatcCTGACAGCTGTTTGCCACAACAGACCACaagatacacacaggcacacacacacacaagaatagCAGGAAGCCATTAAGCAGTCCATTAAAGAGTTTAAAAGGCCAGGCTATTAGTGACTGGTCTGATCTGACCAGGAGGGGGCCTTTTTTACACAGGCCGATCGCAACctctgacctcacttcctgttcctgcttcCGAAACCTCATGTGGAGTTAGGGAGAGGGACCTGGTTGTTGTTCTGCTGTGACAGAGCACCGGAGGCCACATTCTGTATATACATCTGTGGGCTTTACCATGTACATAccgacacactctcacactctcccacacacacacaaagactgacCAAGGTGCCCATGAACTGCAGGGTGATCTCTCCTGAAGCATTTCTGGACAGACACTGCAGCAACACAATTGAGTgcatgagagaaaaagagacagacacacggaatgacagacacggagagagaaagagagagacagagggaagaaagagggagaaacatTATTAAGCAGCATATGGAACAATTCCTAAACCATTGAATGCACAAGTGTGATATGCTTGAGTGGTCCCCGCAGAGTGTATATACATTTGTTTTTCTCTGAACGTAAACAACAGAATGACAACAAATGATGCAACAATCACATATATGACAGTATTAAAagggttattattatttttgtttgatGCATTTTTGTGGCTAAATAAAAGAAATAGAAGCTAAATAACACCCTGGGGGGTCGTTTAGGACTTACACGCTAAATGGTGAGGTAGCTCTCAGTATGGCAGGaagtgactgcgtgtgtgtgtgtgttacctgcaggaCACGGGTGGTACCGTTGATAGTGACGGGCAACAGAGGGGAGGCCAGgttccactccccccccacctccaccttctccccccccacctccacctggaAGAGAGACACACGGGGTGGTCACtacgccctccctccctcctcctccctctaaaTGACATCATCCGTGATCAGTTACCGAGTACAGAgggagaaatggggggggggggggggggggggggggggggggggggggggggggggttgttgaggAGGGTGTATCTTTCACCCCTAAACCAGTTGAGAAAACAACTTCAAAGATGGAGGAGGCTTAATGGGGTAGGGGGGATGTAGAGGCAGGGGGTTGTACactgctactgtgtgtgtgtgtttgtgtgtgtgtggtggtggtggtggggaaccccccccccctttcctgctGCACCCCTCACCGAGTTAGATGCCTATATGGTTACAtagggatgggtgtgtgtgcatgcgcgtcTACTCACACTGTAATTGGTCCCTGACCGCGACACAGCCACAGTATgcgtctctccccccacctccacacacagctCCCACTGGCAACGCTCCTGGGGGGTGGTGgaaaccctgcaacacacacacacttcagtcaAAAAGAAACATTTCATTGCCTTTCCTCTTTCATCCTGTCCTCTCGtcgcctccttccccctctcatgcttcacctcccccctccactcctccctccttcccctcctccacctcccctctctcctttctcttatcctcctctcctccctcctcctacctgAGGTTACCCAGGAATTTCTGGGCACGTATCTGGGCGGCGACGTAGAGAGAGGAGGCGGCGGCCAGGAGCTCCCTGCGCCCCTCCGCTGTCAGCTGGTGACCTTTGAACCCGTCGGGGTAGACCTCGGGCAGGAAGTTGGTGCTGATGTCCCCGGAGATGAAGCGGGGGTGTGTGATGATCTCCCGGAGCAGAGGGATGTTGTGGGTCACGCCTGGGGGGCGACGGAGGGTTTAAACGAAGACAAcaccgaggtgtgtgtgtgtttgtggtcttgTTTACTCAAACTTGTGGGGACCAAAATGTCCACACAAGTACAGTGACATGTGAAAAACATGACTTTGTCAATACCTCACTTTTGCTGGGCCCCAAAACTTCAAATACTTTTTTCAGGGGGTTTCAGGGTGTTCGGGTTAGAATTACATTAAGGGTTAAGGTAAGGGGTAGGGGGTTAGCGATAACCCAATTCTAAATGGAAGACAATGGTGGGGCCCCACTAGGATAGAAatacaaacctgtgtgtgtgtgtgtgtgtgtgtgtgtgtgagagagagagaacgcctCACCTCTGATGACATAGTTGTCTAGAGCGTCCTGCATCCTGCTCAGGGCTTCCCCTCTTGTGGCACCGTATGTCACCAGCTACAGAGAGCACAGAGGGACAATCCCAAAACCTCAAACACTTAATACCCTGCCACTGACACAAGAACCCATCTGGACTAGCCAACCAGGGTGTGTTTGACACACAAAGAGGACGCTACTGGCTGACCTTGGAGATCATGGGGTCATAGTAGATGCTGATGTCACTTCCTTCTTGGATGCCGCTATCCACTCTTACCTATGAGACGAGAGGTAGAGAAGGGCCAATCAGAGAACAagaataaaaacacacaatgcTATCATGTCGAGTAAAGGAACAGGAAGTACTAATAGCTTGACTATGGTGGATTTGAAACAACTACAACAAACTGTAATGTGAGGCCGTAAAGCTGACAGGAAGCCAACATGAGGTCCTAATGCTGTTTGTTGTCCTTGGTTGGCttcaaagagacacacacacacacacagatctccaccagcctgtacatgctgcgtgtgtgtgcgtgaagaaGCTATACAATTACCAAAGTTACCAACTATAAAGTTACCAATGTTTGCTGCCACACTATGTGAACACGTTCTCCAACTGTGAGCGGGTGATCccgcgtgtgtgtatgaattACATTGCTGAGGTTCAGGGGTTCCTGATACCGTGAAAGGCGCCCGATGGAGGGGAGACCAAATGACTTGTaggggtcctggggggggggggggggaaggagagagagagaggcacatatAAGGTCAGGTGCTTTAAAGTGCTGTCTCTTTCATacaaggtagtgtgtgtgtgtatgtttgtaccTCAGCATAGACCCTGCTCTCAATGGCCCAGCCGTTGATGGGGATGTCCTCCTGCTTGTGGAGTAGCGGGTAACCCTTGGCAACTCGGATCATCTGCTGGACCAGGTCCAATCCTGTGATGCACTCTGTGATTGGATGCTCCACCTGGGGAAGGGGAAGCGTTCGTCAGTCAATCACAACTGAACCCCCTAGATCTTCACACACGTCACCGCCAATCCACCAAGCTACCTGGAGGCGTGTGTTCATTTCCAGGAAGTAGAAGTTCTTCGTGGAGTCTACCAGGAACTCTACGGTTCCTGCTGAGGAGTACTGGACAGCCTTGGCCAGGGACACAGCCTGCTCTCCCATCGCCCTGCGTGTCTCTGCATCCAGGaacatactgcacacacacacgtttgttttTCTATCCTAGTGGGACCCAGCCATTCACCTCCATTCAAAATTGTGTTATCGCTAACCTCTGACCActgacccctaaccctaacttaaCAACCCATaaatccccccccacacacacaaaaaacaattaTAGCATTGGAAGTTATGGGGCCCAGCAAAAAGGCCCCTACAAGGTCAAGTTTTTCATGTTTCACTATACTTGTGAGGACATTTGGCCACCACAAGGGTATttaaacaagaccacacacacacacacacaggctataaacccccccccccccctaaacagACGTGGTGTATTTTCTGAAGGTAGGAGGGCGGAGGTCAGGGTGAAGATGCTGACCTGGGGGGCCTCCTCCACCACTTTCTGGTTCCTTCTCTGGATGGAACACTCCCTCTCGTTCAACCACAGGGCGTTACCATGCTTATCAGccagcacctggacacacacacacacccgtttaTAATCATCATCACCAACATCTGAAATCACACACAGAATATCCcaatctcacacacagcagggaccaagaagaaaagaaagagagagaaaaagaaagcaagaaagagagaagggggggagagaggagagagcgagaatggaaaagacagagtgagacagagagagagacagagaaagagagagagagcgagagagagagaaagagagagagagagagagagagagagagagagagagagagagatagaaagagagcgaatgagaggggggggcagtccACAATCCCAAATCTGGCTAAGGAGGAGAAGAGTCGAGAAGAGAGCGTACCTGGATCTCGATGTGTCGGGGGTTGTCTATGTACTTCTCAATGAGAAGACGATCGTCACCGAAGCTGGACGCTGCTTCCTGGGAGGAGAAGCGGAACCCTTCCCTGcgcggaggggggtggggggggggggttgtaaagGTAAGGGAGGAGAGTAGGGGTGTGCGTGTGACAAAGGGAAGAGTAGgtaagggagaaagaaagaaaaaaatgaatttAAACAAAGTGTTTATTCCAGTTGTAGCATGATAATACTGTGATGATACCAGGAGGAACACAGGATCAGGTATTCTAGCCAGACATGAAGAGAGCTTTCTTACTCCCACAGTCATGCCCCCAATCTGcaacacccctcctcctcttcacctctctcgctatctctctccctctgatctccctctgtctctataGTCTCGCTGTAATAGTGGAGGGAAATCCCATTAGCTTGTGATtagctatgtgtgtgttatctcGCCAGACTTCGCTAAAGCCCTTCAGGGACAAGCCGAAGAGACACTGATACAGATCCACATTAACGCCGACTACAATACTACAGTGAGGGCGAGGGAGAcggagatagggagagatagcgacggagagacggagagagagctaGTCAAAAAGGGGACAAAGACATCGGTCAAAGTGAATGGCTacgggtgtggggggggggggttctctcgAGTGGGTCAGCGGCGAGGAGGGGTCGGCGAGGCGTGCATCGCTGGTGGGgcgagtgtgagagaggtggagagggagagaggtggagagagagagaggggtggagagagagagagggagagagagagagagagagagagagagagagagagagagagagagagacctggtcTCTTCATCGTTCCAGGAGATCCTCATgcccttccctccacctcctgctgaCGCCTTGATCATCACTGGGTAGCCTGGAGAAACACATGCACATCTacaagtcaacacacacacacacacacacagagatccccttacccccccacacacacatacagagcatCCCCCTCcccttaaaacacacacagagccaccgatacgcacacacagctcCCCTTTCACACATacccctcacaacacacacgcacttaccTATCTCCCCTGCTATCTTCACAGCCTCCTCCACGGTCTACAACACAACATAGTAAACATAGTCCTGGTTACCGACTATCATATCAAGGAGACATGGtagaacaacaacagcaacatccAGAACAGTCTCCGAAGAGGCTCTCAATGGTGTGGTACTGAGGGCTACCAGCTGTAGCCAGCAGGGGGAGTGCTTTCCCCAAATGAGAACATTTTGAGTGGAGAGGAATTGTAAGGATTTCATTTCCATGTCCTTTGGTCCTTTTGGAggtgtggggaaggggggggttctCTCACCTAGGCCCTAAATGAGCCTtttctgacgtgtgtgtgacaCAAACACCCCAgtcgtgtctgtgtgttgctttCTGTGCTGTCGAGCGTGCTTATCTAGACCCAGAGGTGCTAGCCTGCCTGTCTATTCGCCCCCCTGCTGTGTGTAGGtcagaccctcccccccccccccccccccccccccccccacagaggaCGGCTGGTTTAACCCCCTGGGCGGTCCCGCTGAGGTGAGaattggggagggagggagggatcgtcaaggggagaaaaggagaaagttGGGAGGGAACAGCAGaaacaaggagaaggagaggaaaggagggagggagggagggagggaggggaaaaaggGTGTAAATAAAGGAGGATAAGAGAGGGAGCCCTGAAAGCGAGGCCTATGAACAGGAAGATGGAAGAAAGGAAAGGTTGGGACTAGAAAACAATACATTGAGTGTGTATTcttgcgcgcgcgcgcgcgtgggGGGGTTACCTTGACAACTCCGTCAAATCCTGGGATGGTGCTGACCTTGGCAGCCTTGGCGATCAGCTTGCTCTCTATCTTGTCACCCATGGCCTGGATGGCATGCGTGTCTGGCCCAATGAATGTCACGTTCTCCGCAgcctggtgcacacacacacacacacaggtccgaACCACGCACACTGACATTAGCTACACACCCTATATTACttgtcaacacaaacacactcactgtgACGTGTAACAGTATGATCAGTATCAAATGTTGTGTCAGGGAAGTGGTGGCAGAGGTGGGCCGTAGATGTCTCCCAGCCCTATCCCCCCAGCCCAGGGAAGAGGTCTGATCTGGGGGTGGTTACAAGTAcatttcccctcccctctcccgaGCCCCTGGACACATGGCCATATACCAGCTCACCCAGACCACAGGCTGGGGAAGCACAGGACTGCAAGGCTTTGTCCTCCAAACAGCTTGCTGGATATGACTTCCTGATTGCCTCTGTGCCTCGGGCCCAATCACATGTAAAAGGCCTGTCGTTAGCATGCAGATCGAAGCCCTGTGCTCATCTATTGAGAgtcattcaagtgaatggaggcAGATTCCTATAGATGACAACactgaggggcgggggggggactCTCTTAACTCTATATTCTAGCTCTTTTTTTCTGGTACTCTTTATTTCTCTAGAATGTAGCTCTGTGGCCGAACGCCATATGACTCTAGATTTAAGctctgtgttctagaacactCTGAGGACCTCTAGACTTCAGCTCCGCTGGTTCCTGTTACCTCCGGATAGAGGGCCTAAAAGGGTCAAACAGTACAGAGAGCAGAAGAGCCTGGTGGTAATGTTCTCCATGATTTCAGAACTCTAATATAAGGTGGATGTTCCTCATGGTCAAAACGTGGGCACTGATGTTTAAACCACGCACATCATAAATACATCTTCAGCCACTAAGTAGACACAAAGAGACACTCGCACCCTTTGACAAATTGTGAAATGTCACAATTGAAATACAATTACCCATCCAGCTGCCAATCAAGTACGCACTTTGAAAGgcctttacacacaaacacacacacacatactttatgGTAAGTGTTCCACAGACACCAATGCACCCCATGCAAACATCCACAAAAGGGAAACATCCCAGTGTTAAgtggatgcatgtgtgtctgtctggtgtgtgtctgcgtgcaggGCGTTGTGAATCCCATGTCCAAAAATTCCCCcccaacattttttattttggagTACAGGCCAACCTAATGAGAAACATGACAATCtgttctacccccccccccccccacacacacacacacacacacacacacacagacacctgctcACACCTACCtcttactacacacacacacacacacacacagagctctatTCACCCTGGGGTTCTTTCTCATGCTAAGAGGGTCCTTactgccaaccccccccccccccgcccccctcctgtcctcccagcCCCAAGCTATACCCCCAGAGTGTTTTGCAATGCGTAAACCTGTACTAACTATTCACCACTGTTAGAGTGGGGGAGGGCCTATTCAGCTGCTAATGTAAAGGCATCTTCATttccacagagacacagaaggcAAACGCCAGCCCACTCATACACAGCCCCTAAGGAATACATTTGAGAGAGTgcatatgtatgcgtgtgtgtgcctgtatgtttgtgtgcgtgtgtgtgtgtctgtgagagagagatagaggggagagagtgatcTTTTATGTGAAGGATATGAGAGACTGTGATATGAGAGAAGTGATTCATAGTTGATCGCGAAGCACATAAGGCCATTCAATATAAAGGAATAAACATTCAAACTTCTCAAGGCAGTGGAGCCATTGTGGGCCAGTCTGAAAATCCACActgctggtaaaaaaaaaaaaaaaaacgattctcTGGGTAAGGGGGCTACCTAGTATAACCCTAGAGTAGACCTGGTTAAGAGACTATCTAGTCCTATTCTAAACCAGGGCTCCTTATCGTGTTTCCTTATCAAACGAGCCTTTTGGTGGCATCTGCTTGTTTGTGGAGCAGCTAATCAGGTTCACACCACTAATGAAGTTACCTCAGGGGGGACACTAATAGGAGAactgagagaaggaggagcgtAGGGAGGgcgaaatgtgtgtgtctgtgtgtgtgcgggggggggggggttactcaCCAGTCTCTTGGCAAACTCCTTATTTTCGGACAGAAAGCCATACCCTGGGTGAAcctaaagagacagagggagaacttTCATCACTGTACCCTTGCATCAAAATGGTGGTGGCCATCTCTTTCTATCGACCGCATCCTTCCTTTTGCTCCCTCCAACTTTCATTATTCCCGCCatctccctgttcctccccttcttcaacctccccccccccccccgactcacAGCTTGAGCCCCCGTGGTCCTGACGGCGTCCATGATGGCGTCCATGTTGAGGTAGCTCTTAttggtgggggcggggcctacGCACACCGCCTCGTCCGCCATCTTGACGTGGACCTGAGACCGCgcaagagggggggggacagaggggtcgGAGGTCAGATCGAGGTTTAACCGAATGCACGTGGGGTGAAGGGAGCAGCACGGGGGAATATCCTGTCTGGCCCTGTTTATATTTTGTAGGTAGCAACAAacagcagggagagaaagacacacgCGCCTCCATAAGGGACCTCCCCCCCTGAGCAGAGT includes the following:
- the pcca gene encoding propionyl-CoA carboxylase alpha chain, mitochondrial; translation: MAAYMIAPTLQRVLCASKLSSIQYRRCVLVGRAHYSTVCNANEKTFDKILIANRGEIACRVMKTCKKMGIRTVAVHSDVDASAVHVKMADEAVCVGPAPTNKSYLNMDAIMDAVRTTGAQAVHPGYGFLSENKEFAKRLAAENVTFIGPDTHAIQAMGDKIESKLIAKAAKVSTIPGFDGVVKTVEEAVKIAGEIGYPVMIKASAGGGGKGMRISWNDEETREGFRFSSQEAASSFGDDRLLIEKYIDNPRHIEIQVLADKHGNALWLNERECSIQRRNQKVVEEAPSMFLDAETRRAMGEQAVSLAKAVQYSSAGTVEFLVDSTKNFYFLEMNTRLQVEHPITECITGLDLVQQMIRVAKGYPLLHKQEDIPINGWAIESRVYAEDPYKSFGLPSIGRLSRYQEPLNLSNVRVDSGIQEGSDISIYYDPMISKLVTYGATRGEALSRMQDALDNYVIRGVTHNIPLLREIITHPRFISGDISTNFLPEVYPDGFKGHQLTAEGRRELLAAASSLYVAAQIRAQKFLGNLRVSTTPQERCQWELCVEVGGETHTVAVSRSGTNYSVEVGGEKVEVGGEWNLASPLLPVTINGTTRVLQCLSRNASGEITLQFMGTLFKVRVLSKLAAALSSYMPEKVPEDTSSLLRSPMPGSVVAVSVKPGDTVAEGQEICVIEAMKMQNSMTAARTAKVKSVHCKPGETVGEGDLLVELE